The segment GCGTTGAAACTGTCCAGGTTCGTTTCTGGTCCTGGGATGATCCAGAGACCACCTCCATTGCGAACGAATCGGGTGAGATTCTGCATTACTGCTTCCGAAACAGCGGGGACTTCCGTTAACAGCAGACAGGCGTAGGGGTCCAGGTTTTCGCCTTCCAGGTCTTCCCAACGGATCAATCTGGGTTCAAATACTGATTTCCAATGATCGATTTCCCGCGCGATGGAAGATTGGCCCAGAGCAGCAAGAATCAACCGTACGCCTCCAGAAGGAGGTTCAACATTCTCGGCGCTGCTGACAATAAGGAGTGGGATTCGCTCCACTACGGAGAGTATTCTTTCGCTACGGTTGTCGAGTTTTAAATCATCTTTTACTGGGGTACTGCATTCGACACGCACGATCCCCGTCTCCGTGGCGGCGTAATCAAAATCAACCTCGGCAGTTTCGCCTGGTTCAATGCTGGGAATGCTGGACCCACCGATGTCGGTTTCATTCGCCTTCCATTCGAGCGACACATTCTTGATCGGTTGTGTTCCGCGATTCCGTACAACAGCAGTGAAGGTAACCAACTCGTCGAGTGAGACATGTGTGCGAAGACTACGAATTTCTTCCAGCGAAATATTCTGATATGTATTTCCCGGAGTGACAGAGGGAGTCCAGACCTGAATCGACGTACTGATGGCAGCGCGTTCCTGCTGGTGACGAATCTTCTGCCAGAGCGTATTCGAATCGGCCTCCCAGCCTTCCGCAAAACCATCGGTGAATAATTTGATTTTCCGCAGGTAAACGTCCTGTTCTGGTTCGGTCTCCATTGACAACATTAACGTAGCGCCCAGGTTGGCACTGGCCATCGTCGGTTCCAGCTTGTTGAGATCCTGTTTGAGCCGAGAGCGTGTATCGCTGGAAAGTTCCAGTGCCGCAGGATATAGCCAATCGGGCCGCTCCCCGGCAAGCAACACACGGAGTTGTGTTCCGTCATTCAGTTCGTCCAATTCTTCGTTGACAGCTATTTTCAGTTCATCGAAGAGTGTTTGGTTTTGCTGCTCCAAGTCGGTAGAGAGGGAAACATCAATGATCAGTACGACTTCTTCTTGAACCGTCCCGAAGCCGAATAGACCGCTGGAGACCATGGGTTGTGCGATCGCAAGAATGATACCCAGAATGACCAGCGTACGGAGAATCATGAGTATCAGCTCGTCGATCCGTTTCATACGGCGCTGATGAATGATCTCCGGGGCCAGGAACTGCATCGCTCCCCAACTGACAACTTCGCGCTGGCGACGTCGCAGCAGATGTATGACCACCGGAATAGCGGCCAACGGCAAAGCCCAGAGAAAAAGAGAACCGAGAAAACTCACACGCGACTCCTAGACTTTGATGCCAGCATTACGGCGGGAAAGGTATTGAGCGAGAACAGTTCCCAACTCGGAGCCAGTGTTTAATTGAAAGTATTCGCAACCCATTTCCACAGCACGTCTTTGCAATTGTGTTTGGAATTCATTCAGCCGCTTCAAGTACCCTTTGCGGACTGCATGAGGATCGACGTCGAGAATGAGGTTGTCCTCTTCCAGACATTCGAACTTGGACATTTTGTCGAATTTGAATGTTAGCTCTTCGGGGGCAATCGTCTGGAAAATCAGGATTTCATGACCGCGTAATCGAAGATGGTGCAGTGCCTGAGTAAGCGGTTCGAGTTCTTCAAAACAATCGGAAAAGAGCAGGATCATTCCTTTCCGTTTCATTCGCCGTCCCAGTTCATGCAGGGAAGTCGAGAGGGAGGTCATTCCGGAAGTCTCTTCGTTGAGTAAGGTGCTGAGTAGCGACTGCAAATGTGTCGCGCTGGAGCGGGGCGGAATGAACTTTCGAATGGATTGATCGATTAAGGTGAGCCCAACTGAATCGCGTTGCCGCAGAACCAGTCGTGAGAGACAGGCGGCAGCCAGCCGGGCGTAGTCGAATTTGCTGATGGTGGAGCCGCTGTATTTCATCGAACCACTGGCATCAACGACCATCATTGCCTGTAAGTTCGTCTCTTCCTCAAACTGTTTAATGTAATATCGATCCGATTTCGCAAAGACATGCCAGTCGATCAGCCGAATTTCATCCCCCGCTGTGTAGGGACGGTGCTGGGCGAATTCGAAGCAGCCCCCTTTGTGCGTGGAGCGATGTTTGCCCGTCAGAAAACCATCCACCACCCGCTGTGTCAGTAACTCCAGGTGCCCTATCTGCCGCAGAACATCCGGATCGAGCAAAGTATGTTTCTTGCTCTTCGGTTGCGGCTCCGCGTCATTAGAACGCTTGATCCAAGACGCCTTTTTCAGAACGGAAAGTTTCATACGGAGGTAATTCTCTGAGGTAAATAAATGAGCGTATTTATCGTGACTCTAAATAGTGATCTTTGTTTGGACCACGATATGGTTGTGTTATTTGTCAATGTCTTGGATATAGGGTTCTTTTGTGATCATAATTCTCTTTCAACACTAAGGCTCGAAGTCACGAAGGATTTATTGATGTCTGTTTACTCATGAAGTTAGTGGACGAATTCTTATTTCTTAACAGGAATTGTCTTCTTCGTGTTTTTCTTCGTTCCTTCGTGACTTTGTGTTTCAAATGAAACAACGACTCTTTAAGTCATGAGACGCTTCACTGAAGGCGATCTTACACTCGCGCCGGTTGACCATTCGCCCGTGTGCGGCCTTGCTGTTTGAGGGTCGTGATAATCGCTTCAATCACATGATCGGTGCTGACTCCCGCTGCTTCGGCGTTGAAGGTGGGGATGATTCGATGTCGCAAGATAGGCAGCGCGACTGCTTCGACGTCGGCGGTGGTGGCATGATATCGTTCATGCAGAATGGCGCGAGCTTTCGCCGCCATCAGTAGATAAATACTCGCCCGGGGTCCCGCTCCCCATTGAACCATCTCTCCCATTCCATCGGGAAGTAATCCCTCTTCAGGGCGAGTCATGCGGGCCAGTTGCACGGCGAATTCGTAGACATGATCCGCCACAGGGACTCTGCGGACAACCTTTTGCATCTGTAGAAGATCTTCACCAGTAATGACGGGGCTCAGGTCACACAAATATTCGGTGGTGGCGCGACGGCAGATTTCAATTTCATTGGCAAAGTCGGGGTAACCCAGGTGTAGCTTGAACATGAACCGGTCGAGCTGGGCTTCGGGTAATGAATAGGTTCCTTCCTGCTCGATTGGGTTCTGTGTCGCCAGGACGAAAAAAGGATCGGGAAGCATGTAGGTTTCATCACCCACGGTCAGTTGCCGTTCCTGCATTGCTTCAAGTAATGCACTTTGGGTTTTCGGCGGTGTTCGGTTGATCTCATCCGCCAGAATGATGTTGCCGAACAGGGGCCCTTTCACAAAACGAAAGGCCCGTTTGCCGGTCGTGCGGTCCTCTTCAAGTACGTCCGTTCCCGTGATGTCGGCCGGCATCAGGTCCGGGGTGAACTGAATTCGTTTGAAATCAAGGTGCAGCAATTGGGATAAGGTCGAGACCAACAATGTTTTTGCCAGCCCCGGCATTCCCTGCAAAATGCAGTGGCTGCGACAAAGAATAGCAATGAGCATCTGCTCCATCACATCGTCCAGCCCGACGATGATTCCCTGCATCTGCTCAATCAGTTGCTGGTATTGCTCGTGCAGTTTTTTAACAGCGGCCAGTTCTTCGGGAGTGACTTCAGGTTCGGAACTCATAGGGGACTCGTCAGTTTGAGAAAAGGTGATAGACAGATCGAGTGTTTGGATTGGCGGTTGGTTAACGTTGATAGATCGGTAGCATCTGATAAGGAGGAGTGAGCGAAAGTACCATCAACGAGGTTGTGTAGACGTCGCCCATCTGAGACTCGTGTCGCGATTCACGATCCCAGGCACCGGTCGAGCGTTGATTGCTGGTGATTGTTTCCAGATAAGTCGGGAAAAACTGATCCCAATAATCGCCGCCCAGCAGAAACATTGCCTGACTGCAGTAGTACGCGCTGTAGTGGTAACGGTCATCAGGATGTCGGCGGCGGTTGTAAGTGTCGAACGGGTTTTTCAGAATCCAGTCGCCCGCGGCGCGTGCCATAGGAGTATTGTGATCTCCCGCCATCGCCAGTGATACGACTCCTCCCGCAACGGTGGCACCGCTGGCGTAATACTCTTCAGTCCAGCTTTTGTTAAGTGTATAGACAAAACCACCGATTTGCGGATCGAAGGAGCGTTTGATGTACCCCATCGCATCCTCAACGTATTCCTGAGGAACCTCGAACCCAGCGTTCTTTGCGGAGCGATAAAACATCAGGTTCCAGGCGGAAGCGGTCAGGTCGGAATCGTTAGGACCGTAAGGGCGATGATATCGCCAGCCTCCTTTGTCTTGTGGGTTCCTCTTAGGAAGAGTCTGTCGCATCCGGGAATAAGCGAGTGCATCATCGATCCCCTTTTTGATTCGAGCAGACATTGGACCGCTCGTTTGCCCGTAGGCTTCACCCAGCATCAAGCCGGAGATGGCATGATGGTAGTTCGGACGGGAACCCCCAAGGGAAATGATGCCTGAGGACTGTTGCGATACAAGAACAAAGTTGATCGCTTTGTCCAACTGCCTTCCATAGGGACCATGTTGTGGGATGTGCCCCCGGGACAGGAATGCCATGATGCACAAGGACGTGATGCCCGGTTGCCCGGAACGGGGCGCCATAAAGGAGCCATCCGCCTGTTGATTTGCGGAGATGTATTTGAGCCCTCGATCGACGGCAGTATCGATCTTCTGCCACTGTGCCGGAGTCAGGCGGTCTGACGGGTTGTCCGTCCCATCAGCTGCAGATGCTGTTGAAATACAGAGAGAACTTGTTCCCCAGAGGAGCAGGAATCCAAGGGAGAGTAGGGCAGGATACGTCGCTCGCCAAATCCTGAAGGGAGTGGCTTGTTTTGAGAGGCTTCTATCCGGGACTTGGCCCTGCGTGAACAGCATCCAGTTCTGCCTTCCGTCAATCTATTCTCGTGTGAGGGAATTTCGACCACAAGCCTGGGGGCGTACTGAGAATATAAATACACCCTCTATACTGACGAAAATAGATCCGGTTCGGACCGCTGTAATTACGAGAATTCCTTTTATTTTGTATAAAAATTACCAGTCCCGAGTCGGAGGAATTCGAGTGGAGACCAGGCGCATGCGCGGCCAAATAACGCAATTCGCATTGCGTTTCGAGCAAGCAGCGGGAAAATCGCTTCAAGATAGGAACGACGGTCAGTGGGAGACCAGGAGAAAGATTACCCGTCTGAACGTAAAATCGGATTGAGTTCGACGACGAAGTCTCTTACGTCTTTGAATTCCCGGTAGACCGAGGCGAAGCGGACGAAGGCAACCTGATCGACATTGCGGAGGGCTTCGAAGACTTGTTCTCCAATGTAGCGGCTGTCGACTTCTCGTTCGAAGTTCTCGTAGATATTGACTTCGACTGACTGAATGATGTGTTCAATGTCTTCGGCGCTGATAGGGCGCTTGTAGCAAGCCTTTTCGAGACCGGCGCGGATTCGCTCCCGATCGAAAGGGACACGCAGGCCATCT is part of the Polystyrenella longa genome and harbors:
- a CDS encoding BatA domain-containing protein; amino-acid sequence: MSFLGSLFLWALPLAAIPVVIHLLRRRQREVVSWGAMQFLAPEIIHQRRMKRIDELILMILRTLVILGIILAIAQPMVSSGLFGFGTVQEEVVLIIDVSLSTDLEQQNQTLFDELKIAVNEELDELNDGTQLRVLLAGERPDWLYPAALELSSDTRSRLKQDLNKLEPTMASANLGATLMLSMETEPEQDVYLRKIKLFTDGFAEGWEADSNTLWQKIRHQQERAAISTSIQVWTPSVTPGNTYQNISLEEIRSLRTHVSLDELVTFTAVVRNRGTQPIKNVSLEWKANETDIGGSSIPSIEPGETAEVDFDYAATETGIVRVECSTPVKDDLKLDNRSERILSVVERIPLLIVSSAENVEPPSGGVRLILAALGQSSIAREIDHWKSVFEPRLIRWEDLEGENLDPYACLLLTEVPAVSEAVMQNLTRFVRNGGGLWIIPGPETNLDSFNASFHRGGAGLAPLPLEGLRSDTPTEQPYDVLIPPERTHSALNIIGDLERLDIHEVRLTEYIRQAAPDNFPSNRIWLETASGSPLVVENFLGRGRVVVQSIPFDLDWSNLPICRLYVAMIQEWLLYLAQPSAAQLNLEPGETFRFSTNSQIETNLLEVKTPLSQTKRPAVLHQEGENRVFFADTSWPGSYQLELKSEEADPQLLTPFYVSRNREESTLTPLSEALQQQLIEQGGLQFGEQQPEDISRYEQAEPPPTPFWTYLLLIALFCFAAEMLLTLFIARRRYSGSLTTE
- a CDS encoding DUF58 domain-containing protein, yielding MKLSVLKKASWIKRSNDAEPQPKSKKHTLLDPDVLRQIGHLELLTQRVVDGFLTGKHRSTHKGGCFEFAQHRPYTAGDEIRLIDWHVFAKSDRYYIKQFEEETNLQAMMVVDASGSMKYSGSTISKFDYARLAAACLSRLVLRQRDSVGLTLIDQSIRKFIPPRSSATHLQSLLSTLLNEETSGMTSLSTSLHELGRRMKRKGMILLFSDCFEELEPLTQALHHLRLRGHEILIFQTIAPEELTFKFDKMSKFECLEEDNLILDVDPHAVRKGYLKRLNEFQTQLQRRAVEMGCEYFQLNTGSELGTVLAQYLSRRNAGIKV
- a CDS encoding AAA family ATPase; this translates as MSSEPEVTPEELAAVKKLHEQYQQLIEQMQGIIVGLDDVMEQMLIAILCRSHCILQGMPGLAKTLLVSTLSQLLHLDFKRIQFTPDLMPADITGTDVLEEDRTTGKRAFRFVKGPLFGNIILADEINRTPPKTQSALLEAMQERQLTVGDETYMLPDPFFVLATQNPIEQEGTYSLPEAQLDRFMFKLHLGYPDFANEIEICRRATTEYLCDLSPVITGEDLLQMQKVVRRVPVADHVYEFAVQLARMTRPEEGLLPDGMGEMVQWGAGPRASIYLLMAAKARAILHERYHATTADVEAVALPILRHRIIPTFNAEAAGVSTDHVIEAIITTLKQQGRTRANGQPARV
- a CDS encoding prenyltransferase/squalene oxidase repeat-containing protein; translated protein: MLFTQGQVPDRSLSKQATPFRIWRATYPALLSLGFLLLWGTSSLCISTASAADGTDNPSDRLTPAQWQKIDTAVDRGLKYISANQQADGSFMAPRSGQPGITSLCIMAFLSRGHIPQHGPYGRQLDKAINFVLVSQQSSGIISLGGSRPNYHHAISGLMLGEAYGQTSGPMSARIKKGIDDALAYSRMRQTLPKRNPQDKGGWRYHRPYGPNDSDLTASAWNLMFYRSAKNAGFEVPQEYVEDAMGYIKRSFDPQIGGFVYTLNKSWTEEYYASGATVAGGVVSLAMAGDHNTPMARAAGDWILKNPFDTYNRRRHPDDRYHYSAYYCSQAMFLLGGDYWDQFFPTYLETITSNQRSTGAWDRESRHESQMGDVYTTSLMVLSLTPPYQMLPIYQR
- the nrdR gene encoding transcriptional regulator NrdR gives rise to the protein MMCPFCRQGETKVIDSRGNQEFSIRRRRECLHCGRRFTTYEKIEEVPLKVVKKDGLRVPFDRERIRAGLEKACYKRPISAEDIEHIIQSVEVNIYENFEREVDSRYIGEQVFEALRNVDQVAFVRFASVYREFKDVRDFVVELNPILRSDG